A stretch of the Mustela nigripes isolate SB6536 chromosome X, MUSNIG.SB6536, whole genome shotgun sequence genome encodes the following:
- the RP2 gene encoding protein XRP2: MGCFFSNRRKAEKESQPEGREGRPKQYSWDQREKVDPKDYMFSGLKDETVGRLPGQVAGQQFLIQDCENCNIYIFDHSATITIDDCTNCVIFLGPVKGSVFFRNCRDCKCTLACQQFRVRDCRKLEVFLCCATQPIIESSTNIKFGCFQWYYPELAFQFKDAGLSIFNNTWSNIHDFTPVSGELNWSLLPEDAVVQDHVPLPTTEELKAVRVSTEANRSIVPVSRGQRQKSSDESCLVVLFAGDYTIANARKLIDEMVGKGFFLVQTKEVSMKAEDAQRVFGEKAPDFLPLLNKGPVIALEFNGDGAVEGCQLIVNEIFNGTKMFVSESKETASGDVDSFYNFADIQMGI; encoded by the exons GTTGATCCAAAAGACTACATGTTCAGTGGCCTGAAGGATGAAACAGTAGGTCGCCTACCTGGCCAAGTGGCAGGACAACAGTTTCTCATTCAAGACTGTGAGAACTGTAACATCTATATCTTTGATCACTCTGCTACGATTACTATCGATGACTGTACTAATTGTGTGATTTTTCTGGGACCTGTGAAAGGCAGTGTGTTTTTTCGGAATTGCAGAGATTGCAAGTGTACGCTAGCCTGCCAACAGTTTCGTGTGCGGGATTGTAGAAAGCTGGAAGTCTTTCTGTGCTGTGCCACTCAACCCATCATTGAGTCTTCCACAAACATCAAGTTTGGCTGCTTCCAATGGTACTACCCCGAGTTAGCGTTCCAGTTCAAGGATGCGGGGCTGAGTATCTTCAATAATACCTGGAGCAACATTCATGACTTTACACCCGTGTCAGGAGAGCTCAACTGGAGCCTTCTTCCTGAGGATGCTGTAGTTCAAGACCATGTTCCTCTGCCTACTACCGAAGAGCTCAAAGCTGTCCGCGTTTCCACAGAAGCCAATAGAAGTATCGTTCCGGTATCTCGGGGTCAGAGGCAGAAGAGCAGTGATGAGTCATGCTTAGTGGTATTATTTGCTGGTGATTACACTATCGCAAATGCCAGAAAACTAATTGATGag aTGGTCGGTAAAGGCTTTTTCCTAGTTCAGACAAAGGAAGTATCAATGAAAGCCGAGGATGCTCAAAGGGTTTTTGGGGAAAAAGCACCtgacttccttcctcttctgaacAAAG GTCCCGTTATTGCCTTGGAGTTTAATGGAGATGGAGCTGTAGAAGGATGCCAACTTATCGTCAATGAGATATTCAATGGAACCAAG atGTTTGTATCAGAAAGCAAGGAGACAGCATCTGGAGATGTAGACAGCTTCTACAACTTTGCTGACATACAGATGGGAATATGA